A genome region from Oncorhynchus masou masou isolate Uvic2021 chromosome 14, UVic_Omas_1.1, whole genome shotgun sequence includes the following:
- the LOC135554269 gene encoding phospholipid phosphatase-related protein type 5-like isoform X4: MFYFQLVIMAGTVLLAYYFEYTDTFPVHIQGFFCYDKTFSKPYPGPDETSKIPPLLVYSLVTGIPCFTILVGELVAFFLKAEGTQEKTIVTADCCYFNPLLRRIVRFLGVFSFGLFTTTIFANAGQVVTGNQTPHFLSACRPNYTALGCTSNMQYITQPRACTGNPLVVASARKSFPSKDAALSVYSAVYTVMYVTLVFRTKGTRLTKPTVSLTLLCLAMLVGVVKVAEYRNHWADVLAGFFTGGAIAAFLVTCVINNFQQTRPPPLPPRPQRPESVLGMPMVALPCVESPLEKLRGGLLSQRSHDHQPYRFPATPDVLIPSRSISSEV, from the exons ATGTTCTATTTCCAGCTGGTGATCATGGCAGGGACGGTTCTCCTGGCGTACTACTTTGAGTACACAGACACGTTCCCCGTGCACATCCAGGGCTTCTTCTGCTACGACAAGACATTCTCCAAGCCCTACCCCGGCCCGGATGAAACCAGCAAGATACCCCCACTGCTGGTCTACTCACTGGTTACAGGCATCCCCTGCTTCACG atcCTGGTGGGGGAGCTGGTGGCGTTCTTTCTGAAGGCTGAGGGGACGCAAGAGAAGACCATAGTGACAGCAGACTGCTGCTACTTCAACCCCCTGCTGCGTCGCATCGTCCGCTTCCTAG gggtGTTCTCCTTCGGCCTGTTCACCACCACCATCTTTGCCAATGCGGGTCAGGTGGTGACAGGAAACCAGACGCCTCACTTCCTGTCTGCCTGCCGGCCTAACTACACGGCCCTGGGGTGCACATCCAACATGCAGTACATCACCCAGCCCCGTGCCTGCACTGGAAACCCCCTGGTAGTGGCATCCGCACGCAAATCCTTCCCCTCCAAGGACGCAGCCCTCAGTGTCTACTCTGCAGTCTACACTGTG aTGTATGTGACGCTGGTATTCCGGACCAAAGGCACTCGGCTGACCAAGCCTACGGTCAGCCTGACCCTGCTATGCCTGGCCATGCTGGTGGGCGTGGTCAAGGTGGCAGAGTACCGCAACCACTGGGCTGACGTCCTGGCCGGCTTCTTCACTGGGGGAGCCATCGCTGCGTTtctg gtgacgTGTGTGATCAACAACTTCCAGCAGACGAggccccctccccttcccccgcGACCCCAGCGCCCTGAGTCGGTGCTAGGCATGCCCATGGTGGCTCTGCCCTGTGTGGAGAGTCCACTCGAAAA aCTCCGAGGGGGTCTCCTTTCACAGAGATCACATGACCATCAGCCGTATCGGTTCCCCGCCACCCCAGATGTCCTCATTCCGTCTCGCTCCATTTCCAGCGAAGTCTAG
- the LOC135554269 gene encoding phospholipid phosphatase-related protein type 5-like isoform X1 — protein MMAAEEEKPGLKSSSSIVPCFLFVELVIMAGTVLLAYYFEYTDTFPVHIQGFFCYDKTFSKPYPGPDETSKIPPLLVYSLVTGIPCFTILVGELVAFFLKAEGTQEKTIVTADCCYFNPLLRRIVRFLGVFSFGLFTTTIFANAGQVVTGNQTPHFLSACRPNYTALGCTSNMQYITQPRACTGNPLVVASARKSFPSKDAALSVYSAVYTVMYVTLVFRTKGTRLTKPTVSLTLLCLAMLVGVVKVAEYRNHWADVLAGFFTGGAIAAFLVTCVINNFQQTRPPPLPPRPQRPESVLGMPMVALPCVESPLEKLRGGLLSQRSHDHQPYRFPATPDVLIPSRSISSEV, from the exons CTGGTGATCATGGCAGGGACGGTTCTCCTGGCGTACTACTTTGAGTACACAGACACGTTCCCCGTGCACATCCAGGGCTTCTTCTGCTACGACAAGACATTCTCCAAGCCCTACCCCGGCCCGGATGAAACCAGCAAGATACCCCCACTGCTGGTCTACTCACTGGTTACAGGCATCCCCTGCTTCACG atcCTGGTGGGGGAGCTGGTGGCGTTCTTTCTGAAGGCTGAGGGGACGCAAGAGAAGACCATAGTGACAGCAGACTGCTGCTACTTCAACCCCCTGCTGCGTCGCATCGTCCGCTTCCTAG gggtGTTCTCCTTCGGCCTGTTCACCACCACCATCTTTGCCAATGCGGGTCAGGTGGTGACAGGAAACCAGACGCCTCACTTCCTGTCTGCCTGCCGGCCTAACTACACGGCCCTGGGGTGCACATCCAACATGCAGTACATCACCCAGCCCCGTGCCTGCACTGGAAACCCCCTGGTAGTGGCATCCGCACGCAAATCCTTCCCCTCCAAGGACGCAGCCCTCAGTGTCTACTCTGCAGTCTACACTGTG aTGTATGTGACGCTGGTATTCCGGACCAAAGGCACTCGGCTGACCAAGCCTACGGTCAGCCTGACCCTGCTATGCCTGGCCATGCTGGTGGGCGTGGTCAAGGTGGCAGAGTACCGCAACCACTGGGCTGACGTCCTGGCCGGCTTCTTCACTGGGGGAGCCATCGCTGCGTTtctg gtgacgTGTGTGATCAACAACTTCCAGCAGACGAggccccctccccttcccccgcGACCCCAGCGCCCTGAGTCGGTGCTAGGCATGCCCATGGTGGCTCTGCCCTGTGTGGAGAGTCCACTCGAAAA aCTCCGAGGGGGTCTCCTTTCACAGAGATCACATGACCATCAGCCGTATCGGTTCCCCGCCACCCCAGATGTCCTCATTCCGTCTCGCTCCATTTCCAGCGAAGTCTAG
- the LOC135554269 gene encoding phospholipid phosphatase-related protein type 5-like isoform X3: protein MMAAEEEKPGLKSSSSIVPCFLFVELVIMAGTVLLAYYFEYTDTFPVHIQGFFCYDKTFSKPYPGPDETSKIPPLLVYSLVTGIPCFTILVGELVAFFLKAEGTQEKTIVTADCCYFNPLLRRIVRFLGVFSFGLFTTTIFANAGQVVTGNQTPHFLSACRPNYTALGCTSNMQYITQPRACTGNPLVVASARKSFPSKDAALSVYSAVYTVMYVTLVFRTKGTRLTKPTVSLTLLCLAMLVGVVKVAEYRNHWADVLAGFFTGGAIAAFLVTCVINNFQQTRPPPLPPRPQRPESVLGMPMVALPCVESPLEKLSGTQTPRGSPFTEIT, encoded by the exons CTGGTGATCATGGCAGGGACGGTTCTCCTGGCGTACTACTTTGAGTACACAGACACGTTCCCCGTGCACATCCAGGGCTTCTTCTGCTACGACAAGACATTCTCCAAGCCCTACCCCGGCCCGGATGAAACCAGCAAGATACCCCCACTGCTGGTCTACTCACTGGTTACAGGCATCCCCTGCTTCACG atcCTGGTGGGGGAGCTGGTGGCGTTCTTTCTGAAGGCTGAGGGGACGCAAGAGAAGACCATAGTGACAGCAGACTGCTGCTACTTCAACCCCCTGCTGCGTCGCATCGTCCGCTTCCTAG gggtGTTCTCCTTCGGCCTGTTCACCACCACCATCTTTGCCAATGCGGGTCAGGTGGTGACAGGAAACCAGACGCCTCACTTCCTGTCTGCCTGCCGGCCTAACTACACGGCCCTGGGGTGCACATCCAACATGCAGTACATCACCCAGCCCCGTGCCTGCACTGGAAACCCCCTGGTAGTGGCATCCGCACGCAAATCCTTCCCCTCCAAGGACGCAGCCCTCAGTGTCTACTCTGCAGTCTACACTGTG aTGTATGTGACGCTGGTATTCCGGACCAAAGGCACTCGGCTGACCAAGCCTACGGTCAGCCTGACCCTGCTATGCCTGGCCATGCTGGTGGGCGTGGTCAAGGTGGCAGAGTACCGCAACCACTGGGCTGACGTCCTGGCCGGCTTCTTCACTGGGGGAGCCATCGCTGCGTTtctg gtgacgTGTGTGATCAACAACTTCCAGCAGACGAggccccctccccttcccccgcGACCCCAGCGCCCTGAGTCGGTGCTAGGCATGCCCATGGTGGCTCTGCCCTGTGTGGAGAGTCCACTCGAAAAGTTAAGTGGAACTCAG aCTCCGAGGGGGTCTCCTTTCACAGAGATCACATGA
- the LOC135554269 gene encoding phospholipid phosphatase-related protein type 5-like isoform X2, translating to MMAAEEEKPGLKSSSSIVPCFLFVELVIMAGTVLLAYYFEYTDTFPVHIQGFFCYDKTFSKPYPGPDETSKIPPLLVYSLVTGIPCFTILVGELVAFFLKAEGTQEKTIVTADCCYFNPLLRRIVRFLGVFSFGLFTTTIFANAGQVVTGNQTPHFLSACRPNYTALGCTSNMQYITQPRACTGNPLVVASARKSFPSKDAALSVYSAVYTVMYVTLVFRTKGTRLTKPTVSLTLLCLAMLVGVVKVAEYRNHWADVLAGFFTGGAIAAFLVTCVINNFQQTRPPPLPPRPQRPESVLGMPMVALPCVESPLEKLSGTQHPALSSSCPPYNPYVHHPF from the exons CTGGTGATCATGGCAGGGACGGTTCTCCTGGCGTACTACTTTGAGTACACAGACACGTTCCCCGTGCACATCCAGGGCTTCTTCTGCTACGACAAGACATTCTCCAAGCCCTACCCCGGCCCGGATGAAACCAGCAAGATACCCCCACTGCTGGTCTACTCACTGGTTACAGGCATCCCCTGCTTCACG atcCTGGTGGGGGAGCTGGTGGCGTTCTTTCTGAAGGCTGAGGGGACGCAAGAGAAGACCATAGTGACAGCAGACTGCTGCTACTTCAACCCCCTGCTGCGTCGCATCGTCCGCTTCCTAG gggtGTTCTCCTTCGGCCTGTTCACCACCACCATCTTTGCCAATGCGGGTCAGGTGGTGACAGGAAACCAGACGCCTCACTTCCTGTCTGCCTGCCGGCCTAACTACACGGCCCTGGGGTGCACATCCAACATGCAGTACATCACCCAGCCCCGTGCCTGCACTGGAAACCCCCTGGTAGTGGCATCCGCACGCAAATCCTTCCCCTCCAAGGACGCAGCCCTCAGTGTCTACTCTGCAGTCTACACTGTG aTGTATGTGACGCTGGTATTCCGGACCAAAGGCACTCGGCTGACCAAGCCTACGGTCAGCCTGACCCTGCTATGCCTGGCCATGCTGGTGGGCGTGGTCAAGGTGGCAGAGTACCGCAACCACTGGGCTGACGTCCTGGCCGGCTTCTTCACTGGGGGAGCCATCGCTGCGTTtctg gtgacgTGTGTGATCAACAACTTCCAGCAGACGAggccccctccccttcccccgcGACCCCAGCGCCCTGAGTCGGTGCTAGGCATGCCCATGGTGGCTCTGCCCTGTGTGGAGAGTCCACTCGAAAAGTTAAGTGGAACTCAG CATCCtgcactctcctcctcctgccctccctacAATCCCTACGTTCACCACCCATTTTGA